From one Micromonospora siamensis genomic stretch:
- a CDS encoding YkvA family protein produces MRDWLIGLAVAVACLLASWALLVLLARRLPPGILRDLAAFIPDCLTTVRRLRADPRVPRKAKVAIVFAGIWLASPIDLIPEFLPVIGPLDDIVVVALALRYAGRQVPREVLLAAWPGEPRLLLRLLGPAGEPTPAG; encoded by the coding sequence GTGCGGGACTGGCTGATCGGCCTGGCGGTGGCGGTGGCCTGCCTGTTGGCCAGCTGGGCGCTGCTGGTGCTGCTGGCCCGGCGGCTGCCGCCGGGCATCCTGCGGGACCTGGCGGCGTTCATCCCGGACTGCCTGACCACGGTGCGGCGGCTGCGCGCCGATCCCCGGGTGCCCCGCAAGGCCAAGGTGGCGATCGTGTTCGCCGGGATCTGGCTGGCCAGCCCGATCGACCTGATCCCGGAGTTCCTGCCGGTGATCGGACCGCTCGACGACATCGTGGTGGTCGCCCTGGCGCTGCGCTACGCCGGCCGCCAGGTGCCCCGGGAGGTGCTGCTGGCCGCGTGGCCGGGCGAGCCGCGGCTGCTGCTGCGGCTGCTCGGCCCGGCCGGTGAGCCGACGCCCGCCGGGTGA
- a CDS encoding polyprenol monophosphomannose synthase, with protein sequence MRRAGVSGAEPRTGHPGVGRVLVVIPTYNEADNVTDIVARVRRAAPAVEILVADDNSPDGTGVIADALADTDPAVHVLHREGKQGLGAAYLAGFAWARQRGYDAVVEMDADGSHAPEDLPALLAAAADADVVIGSRWTRGARVVNWPLRRLLLSRCGNLYARLALGMPVSDATGGYRVYRTAALEAIDLASVCSQGYSFQVELSRLAHRAGVRIVEVPITFAERERGDSKMSPLIVAEALWRITGWAVQDRRTAWRRAGRARARWP encoded by the coding sequence ATGCGGAGGGCAGGCGTGAGCGGGGCGGAACCGAGGACCGGCCATCCCGGCGTGGGGCGGGTGCTGGTGGTCATCCCCACCTACAACGAGGCGGACAACGTCACCGACATCGTGGCGCGGGTCCGGCGGGCCGCCCCCGCGGTGGAGATCCTCGTCGCCGACGACAACAGCCCCGACGGCACCGGCGTCATCGCCGACGCGCTCGCCGACACCGACCCGGCGGTGCACGTGCTGCACCGGGAGGGCAAGCAGGGCCTCGGGGCGGCGTACCTGGCCGGTTTCGCCTGGGCACGCCAGCGCGGCTACGACGCGGTGGTGGAGATGGACGCCGACGGCTCGCACGCCCCGGAGGACCTGCCGGCGCTGCTGGCCGCCGCGGCGGACGCCGACGTGGTGATCGGCTCCCGGTGGACCCGCGGCGCGCGGGTGGTCAACTGGCCGCTGCGGCGGCTGCTGCTGTCGCGCTGCGGCAACCTGTACGCGCGGCTGGCGCTGGGCATGCCGGTCAGCGACGCCACCGGCGGCTACCGGGTGTACCGCACGGCCGCGCTGGAGGCCATCGACCTGGCGTCGGTCTGTTCCCAGGGCTACTCGTTCCAGGTGGAGTTGTCGCGGCTGGCCCACCGGGCCGGGGTGCGGATCGTGGAGGTGCCGATCACCTTCGCCGAGCGGGAACGCGGGGACAGCAAGATGAGCCCGCTGATCGTGGCCGAGGCGCTGTGGCGGATCACCGGGTGGGCGGTGCAGGACCGGCGTACGGCGTGGCGGCGGGCCGGGCGAGCGCGGGCCCGGTGGCCGTGA
- a CDS encoding NUDIX hydrolase, whose product MALSPYIARLRAHIGHDVLLLPGVSAVVRDDAGRVLLARRSDNGRWSLPAGLVDPGEQPADAVLREVLEETGVRVEIERVGGVATHPVVYPNGDACEYLNVWFRCRPVGGAPTADGDESLEVGWFAPEALPELDDWSRLRIDTTVAQDAPTWHAAPGEKHPALGQPDAL is encoded by the coding sequence ATGGCCTTGTCTCCGTACATCGCCCGGCTGCGGGCCCACATCGGTCACGACGTGCTGCTGCTGCCCGGGGTCAGCGCCGTGGTCCGCGACGACGCCGGTCGGGTGCTGCTGGCCCGCCGCAGCGACAACGGCCGTTGGTCACTGCCCGCCGGCCTGGTGGACCCGGGGGAGCAGCCGGCCGACGCGGTGCTGCGCGAGGTCCTGGAGGAGACCGGCGTACGCGTGGAGATCGAGCGGGTCGGTGGGGTCGCCACCCACCCCGTCGTCTACCCCAACGGGGACGCCTGCGAGTACCTGAACGTGTGGTTCCGCTGCCGGCCCGTCGGCGGCGCCCCGACGGCCGACGGCGACGAGTCCCTGGAGGTCGGCTGGTTCGCCCCGGAAGCCCTGCCCGAGCTGGACGACTGGTCCCGCCTGCGGATCGACACCACCGTCGCGCAGGACGCGCCCACCTGGCACGCCGCGCCGGGGGAGAAGCACCCCGCGCTGGGGCAGCCCGACGCCCTGTAG
- a CDS encoding DnaJ family domain-containing protein, whose amino-acid sequence MIDGWEAAVEAKIREAQARGEFDNLPGAGKPIPGRNDPYDECWWIKSFLEREQLPGDLLLPTPLQLRRRIEQLPDEVRDLPTEQSVRAFVVDLNRQVIEWLRTPTGPRVVVRPVDVEAVLAGWRADRARRTAQRTVAAAVESVAPVPARRRSWRLPWRRR is encoded by the coding sequence GTGATCGACGGGTGGGAAGCGGCGGTCGAGGCGAAGATCCGCGAGGCGCAGGCGCGCGGCGAGTTCGACAACCTGCCCGGCGCGGGCAAACCGATCCCCGGCCGCAACGACCCCTACGACGAGTGCTGGTGGATCAAGAGCTTCCTGGAACGCGAGCAGCTCCCCGGTGACCTGCTGCTGCCCACCCCGCTGCAACTGCGCCGGCGCATCGAGCAGCTCCCCGACGAGGTCCGCGACCTGCCCACCGAGCAGTCGGTCCGGGCGTTCGTGGTCGACCTCAACCGGCAGGTGATCGAGTGGCTGCGTACGCCGACCGGGCCGCGGGTGGTGGTCCGGCCGGTCGATGTGGAGGCGGTGCTGGCCGGCTGGCGGGCCGACCGGGCGCGGCGCACGGCCCAGCGCACCGTGGCGGCCGCCGTCGAGTCGGTCGCCCCCGTGCCCGCCCGTCGACGGTCGTGGCGGCTGCCCTGGCGCCGCCGCTGA
- a CDS encoding sulfite exporter TauE/SafE family protein, whose amino-acid sequence MSGVEALLLAAAAACALSLLSAVTGFGGGVLLLPVFTALFGLRVAVPVLTLAQLSSNGARVWVNRRELHRPLVARFAFGAVPLAVAGALLLAHAPLAGLRRLLGVFLLAVVAWRRWRPRPPRTRAGAFVAVGAASGLGSALLGSVGPLTAPFFLGYGLTGAAYVGTEAAAAVTLHLAKTAGYAAGGLLDGRVLALGAALTPATVLGAALGRRVVARISDRVFVTLVEVGLVVAGALLLIVG is encoded by the coding sequence GTGAGCGGGGTCGAGGCGCTGCTGCTGGCCGCGGCGGCGGCGTGCGCGTTGTCGTTGCTGTCGGCGGTGACCGGTTTCGGTGGCGGGGTGCTGCTGCTGCCGGTGTTCACCGCGCTGTTCGGGCTGCGGGTGGCGGTGCCGGTGCTCACCCTTGCCCAGTTGTCCAGCAACGGCGCCCGGGTCTGGGTGAACCGGCGCGAGCTGCACCGACCACTGGTCGCCCGGTTCGCGTTCGGCGCGGTGCCGCTGGCGGTGGCGGGGGCGCTGCTGCTGGCCCACGCCCCGCTGGCCGGGCTGCGCCGGCTGCTCGGGGTTTTCCTGCTCGCTGTGGTGGCGTGGCGGCGGTGGCGGCCCCGTCCGCCGCGTACCCGGGCGGGTGCGTTCGTGGCGGTGGGCGCGGCCTCCGGCCTGGGGTCGGCGCTGCTGGGTTCGGTGGGGCCGCTGACCGCGCCGTTCTTCCTCGGGTACGGGTTGACCGGCGCCGCGTACGTGGGCACCGAGGCGGCGGCCGCGGTGACCCTGCACCTGGCCAAGACCGCCGGTTACGCCGCCGGTGGGCTGCTCGACGGCCGGGTGCTGGCGCTCGGGGCGGCGTTGACCCCGGCGACGGTGCTCGGAGCGGCGCTGGGCCGGCGGGTGGTGGCCCGGATCAGCGACCGGGTCTTCGTGACGCTGGTCGAGGTGGGGCTGGTCGTGGCCGGGGCGCTGCTGCTCATCGTGGGGTGA
- a CDS encoding methyltransferase domain-containing protein, whose translation MKPQEAIFAVARCGVPVVDPADGTSSVSPWNLHQLPVALCFRVRMVGLPAATAAPDQIAYLDAAASTPVGLDYKQRFVASLELLPGQTVADIGCGPGTDLGRLADAVGKDGWVIGVDREPPHARGSTAPPGRAV comes from the coding sequence GTGAAGCCGCAGGAGGCCATCTTCGCAGTCGCCCGTTGCGGCGTGCCTGTCGTGGACCCGGCCGACGGAACCTCTTCCGTATCTCCATGGAACCTTCACCAACTGCCGGTGGCCCTGTGCTTCCGTGTGCGGATGGTCGGACTTCCGGCGGCGACCGCCGCGCCAGATCAGATCGCCTACCTGGACGCGGCTGCCAGCACGCCGGTGGGCCTGGACTACAAGCAGCGGTTCGTGGCGTCGCTCGAACTGCTGCCGGGCCAGACAGTGGCCGACATCGGCTGCGGTCCGGGAACGGACCTCGGTCGTCTCGCCGACGCGGTGGGGAAGGACGGCTGGGTCATCGGTGTCGACCGGGAGCCCCCGCATGCTCGCGGAAGCACGGCGCCGCCTGGGCGGGCGGTATGA
- a CDS encoding GNAT family N-acetyltransferase, which produces MSVTLRVAGTASGPELELRCWRLDDVPALLDAHRDPGLRSRVRQPLTTPAEARRWIDGNRQAWAAGRSFSFAVCQPAADDNRLVACVVLKNVLPGRLGAEVGYWTAAAARGRGVAPRALTAVTDWAFTRFAATGLSHLELLHQVDNPASCRVAEKTGYDFVEVLPARPPFPLDGHRHVRRFTPR; this is translated from the coding sequence ATGTCCGTGACCCTGCGGGTCGCCGGCACCGCTTCCGGCCCCGAGCTCGAGCTGCGCTGCTGGCGCCTCGACGACGTACCCGCGCTGCTCGACGCGCACCGCGACCCGGGGCTGCGGTCCCGGGTGCGCCAGCCGCTGACCACGCCCGCCGAGGCGCGGCGCTGGATCGACGGCAACCGGCAGGCCTGGGCGGCCGGCCGCAGCTTCAGCTTCGCCGTCTGCCAACCGGCCGCCGACGACAACCGGCTGGTCGCCTGCGTGGTGCTGAAGAACGTGCTGCCCGGACGGCTGGGCGCCGAGGTCGGCTACTGGACCGCCGCCGCCGCGCGCGGCCGGGGCGTCGCGCCACGGGCGCTGACCGCCGTCACCGACTGGGCGTTCACCCGGTTCGCCGCGACCGGCCTGTCCCACCTGGAGCTGCTGCACCAGGTCGACAACCCGGCCTCCTGCCGGGTCGCCGAGAAGACCGGCTACGACTTCGTCGAGGTGCTGCCCGCGCGCCCACCGTTCCCGCTCGACGGGCACCGGCACGTGCGCCGGTTCACCCCACGATGA
- a CDS encoding RNA polymerase-binding protein RbpA, with amino-acid sequence MGERMLRGSRLGAVSYESDRNTELAPRQTREYLCAKGHQFEVPFAVDAEVPTTWECKFDGSVARLVDGSEPEQKKAKPPRTHWDMLLERRSIAELEDILAERLQEVRTRRGRA; translated from the coding sequence ATGGGCGAGCGTATGCTGCGCGGAAGCCGTCTGGGCGCGGTCAGCTACGAATCCGACCGGAACACGGAGCTCGCGCCGCGGCAGACCCGTGAGTACCTGTGCGCCAAGGGCCACCAGTTCGAGGTGCCGTTCGCCGTCGACGCCGAGGTCCCCACGACCTGGGAGTGCAAGTTCGACGGCAGCGTCGCCCGGCTGGTCGACGGCAGCGAGCCGGAGCAGAAGAAGGCCAAGCCGCCGCGTACCCACTGGGACATGCTGCTCGAGCGCCGCTCCATCGCCGAGCTGGAGGACATCCTCGCCGAGCGGCTGCAGGAGGTCCGCACCCGCCGCGGCCGCGCCTGA
- a CDS encoding alpha/beta hydrolase translates to MLQHLLIPRGPINLAADLHLPDNADSSAPLRTVVLSTPGSSVKEQIGANYASRLAARGIAALVLDPGHQGQSGGEPRDLEDPYRRGEDISYAIDLLTTTPGIDPQRIGVLGICAGGGYAVHTARTDHRIKAVGTVVPVDIGNAFRSFSPDGPAAALDALADARTEEARRGETTRVNWLPDTIEDATAAGVTDIDTTQAITYYRTERGGNEHSTNRRLLRSDSLLLGYDAFHLADQLMTQPLQVILAGHIGNTGSYDTGMQLWKLAPNPVDLMVIDGAGHYEMYDEPEYVDAAVERLTSFYANNL, encoded by the coding sequence ATGCTTCAGCACCTCTTGATCCCGCGCGGCCCCATCAACCTCGCCGCGGACCTCCACCTGCCCGACAACGCCGACAGCAGCGCACCGCTGCGCACCGTGGTGCTCTCCACCCCGGGCAGCAGCGTGAAGGAGCAGATCGGCGCCAACTACGCCTCCCGTCTCGCCGCCCGCGGCATCGCGGCCCTCGTCCTCGACCCCGGCCATCAGGGCCAGAGCGGGGGCGAGCCCCGCGACCTCGAAGACCCCTACCGCCGAGGCGAGGACATCTCCTACGCCATCGACCTGCTCACCACGACCCCCGGCATCGACCCACAGCGCATCGGCGTCCTCGGCATCTGCGCCGGTGGCGGGTACGCCGTCCACACCGCCCGTACGGACCACCGCATCAAGGCGGTCGGCACGGTCGTCCCCGTCGACATCGGCAACGCGTTCCGCAGCTTCTCCCCCGACGGTCCGGCCGCAGCACTCGACGCCCTCGCGGACGCACGGACCGAAGAGGCCCGCCGCGGCGAGACGACCCGCGTGAACTGGCTGCCCGACACCATCGAGGACGCCACGGCAGCGGGCGTGACCGACATCGACACCACTCAGGCCATCACCTACTACCGCACCGAGCGCGGCGGCAACGAACACTCCACGAACCGGCGCCTCCTGCGCAGCGACTCCCTTCTGCTGGGCTACGACGCCTTCCACCTGGCCGATCAGCTCATGACCCAGCCACTGCAGGTCATCCTCGCCGGACACATCGGCAACACCGGCTCCTACGACACCGGCATGCAACTGTGGAAGCTGGCCCCCAACCCCGTCGACCTCATGGTGATCGACGGCGCCGGCCACTACGAGATGTACGACGAACCCGAATACGTCGACGCCGCCGTCGAACGACTCACCAGCTTCTACGCGAACAACCTGTGA
- the lnt gene encoding apolipoprotein N-acyltransferase — MTTLDREQTPTPAEVTAGAPGRPLPLRAAVPLAVVAGLAMLAAFPPYGLWPLAPVGVALLAAAVHRRRLRAGAGLGFLAGVALFAPMLEWTNLHTGYLPWLLLSLLQAGYLALLGAATAWVSPLADRWRAAWPVLTGLLWVGQEALRDRTPFGGFPWGRLAFSQDGSPLLPLAALGGAPLVTFAVALLGGLLLTVAWRPWRDRRQARAWRPVAATVAALLAVTAAGLLVPTGVRGAGDEVTVAIVQGNVPRLGLDFNAQRQAVLNNHVDATLTLAGQVAAGAQRRPDLVVWPENSSDIDPLRNPDAGARISQAADAIGAPILVGAVLLGPGAGQVRNAGLLWRPGTGPDLDQLYTKRHPVPFAEYVPLRDIARRVSAEVDRVRSDFVPGTTPGVLRTGPAVLGDVICFEVAYDGIVRDTVVGGAQLLVVQTNNATFDAAEARQQLAMVRLRAVEHGRAALMASTVGVSGFVTPDGRVSGATGFNTAEVVVRQMRLGDGRTPATTVGVWPEVALSALAVAALLGAAGLRRRRA, encoded by the coding sequence GTGACGACGCTCGACCGGGAACAGACCCCTACCCCCGCCGAGGTGACCGCCGGCGCGCCCGGGCGGCCCCTGCCGCTGCGCGCGGCCGTGCCCCTGGCAGTGGTCGCCGGGCTGGCGATGCTGGCCGCGTTCCCCCCGTACGGGCTGTGGCCGTTGGCGCCCGTCGGGGTCGCCCTGCTGGCCGCCGCCGTGCACCGGCGTCGGCTGCGGGCCGGCGCCGGGCTGGGTTTCCTGGCCGGGGTGGCGCTGTTCGCGCCGATGCTGGAGTGGACCAACCTGCACACCGGCTACCTGCCGTGGCTGCTGTTGTCGCTGTTGCAGGCGGGCTACCTGGCGCTGCTGGGGGCGGCGACGGCGTGGGTGTCGCCGCTGGCGGACCGGTGGCGCGCCGCCTGGCCGGTGCTGACCGGGCTGCTGTGGGTGGGGCAGGAGGCGCTGCGTGACCGCACCCCGTTCGGCGGGTTCCCGTGGGGTCGGCTGGCGTTCAGCCAGGACGGCTCGCCGCTGCTGCCGCTGGCCGCCCTCGGCGGCGCCCCGCTGGTCACGTTCGCGGTGGCGCTGCTCGGTGGCCTGCTGCTCACCGTCGCCTGGCGGCCCTGGCGCGACCGGCGGCAGGCGCGGGCGTGGCGGCCGGTCGCCGCCACCGTCGCCGCGCTGCTCGCGGTGACCGCCGCCGGGCTGCTCGTCCCCACCGGGGTACGCGGTGCCGGCGACGAGGTGACCGTGGCGATCGTGCAGGGCAACGTGCCCCGGCTGGGCCTGGACTTCAACGCCCAACGCCAGGCGGTGCTCAACAACCACGTCGACGCCACCCTGACCCTCGCCGGGCAGGTCGCCGCGGGCGCACAGCGCCGCCCCGACCTGGTGGTGTGGCCGGAGAACTCCAGCGACATCGACCCGCTGCGCAACCCCGACGCGGGGGCGCGGATCAGTCAGGCCGCCGACGCGATCGGCGCGCCCATCCTGGTCGGCGCGGTGCTGCTCGGCCCCGGCGCCGGGCAGGTCCGCAACGCCGGCCTGCTGTGGCGGCCGGGCACCGGCCCGGACCTGGATCAGCTGTACACCAAGCGGCACCCGGTGCCGTTCGCCGAGTACGTGCCGCTGCGGGACATCGCCCGCCGGGTCAGCGCCGAGGTCGACCGGGTCCGCTCCGACTTCGTGCCCGGCACCACCCCCGGGGTGCTGCGTACCGGGCCGGCGGTGCTCGGCGACGTGATCTGCTTCGAGGTGGCCTACGACGGCATCGTCCGGGACACCGTCGTCGGTGGGGCGCAGCTGCTGGTGGTGCAGACCAACAACGCGACCTTCGACGCCGCCGAGGCGCGCCAGCAGTTGGCGATGGTCCGGTTGCGGGCCGTCGAGCACGGTCGCGCCGCGTTGATGGCCTCCACGGTCGGGGTGTCCGGGTTCGTTACCCCCGACGGCCGGGTATCCGGGGCAACCGGGTTCAACACCGCCGAGGTGGTGGTCCGGCAGATGCGCCTCGGTGACGGGCGCACCCCGGCCACCACGGTCGGGGTGTGGCCGGAGGTGGCCCTGTCGGCGCTCGCGGTCGCCGCGCTCCTGGGCGCGGCCGGGCTGCGCCGCCGGCGGGCCTGA
- a CDS encoding class I SAM-dependent methyltransferase encodes MTARDRTEQRERERHASSFGAAATAYAEHRPDYARDAVRWALEGAPGRRVLDLGAGTGKLTGTLAAMGFDVTAVEPDPAMLAELRRSLPDVPAHRGSAEAIPLPDGGVDAVLAGNAMHWFDMAVAGPEIARVLTPGSTLAGLWNTLDDRVGWVAELARVAGGAAIGPRDTPDSWRIETATAYLPRGGGAVAFGSPEQAEFRHAQRRTADSLVATLATRAGMLVMPAPQREATLDRIRAFLADTPQTAHGEFSLPMLTCVLRVRRR; translated from the coding sequence ATGACGGCACGGGACAGGACCGAACAGCGCGAGCGGGAACGGCACGCCTCGTCGTTCGGGGCCGCGGCGACCGCGTACGCCGAGCACCGCCCCGACTACGCGCGCGACGCCGTGCGGTGGGCGCTGGAAGGGGCACCCGGTCGGCGGGTGCTCGACCTGGGGGCCGGCACGGGCAAGCTCACCGGCACCCTTGCCGCGATGGGCTTCGACGTCACGGCCGTCGAGCCCGACCCGGCCATGCTGGCCGAGCTGCGGCGCTCCCTGCCCGATGTCCCCGCCCACCGGGGCAGCGCCGAGGCGATCCCCCTGCCCGACGGCGGCGTCGACGCCGTACTGGCGGGCAACGCCATGCACTGGTTCGACATGGCGGTCGCGGGACCGGAGATCGCCCGGGTGCTGACACCCGGCAGCACCCTCGCCGGATTGTGGAACACCCTGGACGACCGGGTCGGCTGGGTGGCTGAGCTGGCCCGGGTCGCCGGCGGCGCCGCCATCGGCCCCCGCGACACCCCGGACAGCTGGCGGATCGAGACGGCGACCGCGTACCTGCCGCGCGGCGGTGGGGCCGTCGCGTTCGGGTCGCCGGAGCAGGCCGAGTTCCGGCACGCCCAGCGCCGCACCGCCGACTCGCTCGTCGCGACTCTCGCCACCAGGGCGGGAATGCTGGTGATGCCGGCTCCGCAGCGCGAAGCCACCCTCGACCGGATCCGCGCTTTCCTGGCCGACACCCCGCAGACCGCGCACGGCGAGTTCAGCCTCCCGATGCTGACCTGCGTGCTGCGCGTGCGGCGGCGGTGA
- a CDS encoding peptide MFS transporter produces MASDTPVDSRPPGGRTFFGHPRALATLFLTEMWERFSFYGMRAILVLYLTAASADAGLGLRESTANAVYGTYNAMVYLMALPGGWVADRLLGARRSVLWGGIVIAAGHYVMAIPTGWSVFAGMTLIVLGTGLLKPNISTMVGDLYDRDSPRRDAGFSIFYMGINLGAFIAPLVCGFLGEKINWHLGFAAAAVGMTFGVIQYVLGGRNLGDAGARPVDPLLGADRRRALRLIGIGVAVLALVLLALGVAGLFTVNSVVNLLTVATVVITVGYFARILTDREISSTERSRMKAYLWLFIFAAAFWLIYDQAGSVLNIFAADRTDRDVFGFTFPASWLQSVNPILIIIGAPLAAALWVKLGHRVSTPAKFAVGLILNGLSFVLMAAAARAAVGGDLVSPWWLVAVYAIQVAGELALSPVGLSATTRLAPVKYASQMMGLWFLATAVGDAIGGQVARLAETWPEPTYFLTFGLASVVLGVAAVAASRHIRRMMAGIH; encoded by the coding sequence GTGGCCAGTGACACGCCGGTCGACAGCCGACCGCCGGGCGGGCGGACCTTCTTCGGCCATCCCCGTGCCCTGGCGACGCTGTTCCTCACCGAGATGTGGGAGCGGTTCAGCTTCTACGGCATGCGGGCCATCCTGGTGCTGTACCTCACCGCGGCCAGCGCCGACGCCGGACTGGGACTGCGCGAGTCCACCGCCAACGCCGTCTACGGCACGTACAACGCGATGGTCTACCTGATGGCGCTGCCCGGCGGGTGGGTCGCCGACCGGTTGCTCGGGGCCCGGCGCAGCGTGCTGTGGGGCGGCATCGTGATCGCCGCCGGGCACTACGTGATGGCCATCCCCACCGGCTGGAGCGTCTTCGCCGGCATGACCCTGATCGTGCTCGGCACCGGGCTGCTCAAACCGAACATCTCCACCATGGTCGGCGACCTGTACGACCGGGACTCCCCGCGCCGCGACGCCGGCTTCTCGATCTTCTACATGGGCATCAACCTGGGGGCGTTCATCGCCCCGCTGGTCTGCGGCTTCCTCGGCGAGAAGATCAACTGGCACCTGGGGTTCGCCGCCGCCGCCGTCGGCATGACCTTCGGCGTGATCCAGTACGTCCTGGGCGGGCGCAACCTGGGCGACGCCGGCGCCCGCCCCGTCGACCCGCTGCTCGGCGCCGACCGGCGACGGGCCCTGCGCCTCATCGGCATCGGCGTGGCGGTCCTGGCGCTGGTGCTGCTCGCCCTGGGCGTGGCCGGCCTGTTCACCGTCAACAGCGTGGTCAACCTGCTCACCGTCGCCACCGTGGTGATCACCGTCGGCTACTTCGCCCGGATCCTCACCGACCGGGAGATCAGCTCGACCGAGCGCAGCCGGATGAAGGCGTACCTGTGGCTGTTCATCTTCGCCGCCGCGTTCTGGCTGATCTACGACCAGGCCGGTTCGGTGCTGAACATCTTCGCCGCCGACCGCACCGACCGGGACGTGTTCGGCTTCACCTTCCCCGCCTCCTGGCTCCAGTCGGTCAACCCGATCCTGATCATCATCGGGGCGCCGCTGGCCGCCGCGCTCTGGGTCAAACTGGGCCACCGCGTCTCCACCCCGGCGAAGTTCGCCGTCGGCCTGATCCTCAACGGCCTGTCGTTCGTGCTGATGGCCGCCGCCGCCCGGGCCGCCGTCGGCGGCGACCTGGTCTCCCCGTGGTGGCTGGTGGCCGTCTACGCCATCCAGGTCGCCGGTGAGCTGGCCCTGAGCCCGGTCGGCCTGTCCGCCACCACCCGACTCGCCCCGGTCAAGTACGCCAGCCAGATGATGGGCCTGTGGTTCCTGGCCACCGCCGTCGGCGACGCCATCGGTGGTCAGGTCGCCCGGCTCGCCGAGACCTGGCCCGAGCCGACGTACTTCCTGACCTTCGGCCTGGCCTCGGTGGTGCTCGGGGTGGCGGCCGTGGCGGCCAGCCGGCACATCCGCCGGATGATGGCCGGCATCCACTAG
- a CDS encoding HNH endonuclease, whose amino-acid sequence MLSQIRGLSGHFTEESLRSYLIGRSVRLDDGCLIVRGYGSRRGIHQKLAGRAWAHIAAYVVFLGGYDPDLNVHHLCGVPDCIEPTHLQQLTHAENCRGRAQPPQCRNGHDREIDPDTRRYRRVCRECNRQAQKRWRDRQSAEVARARAEYGRSRTD is encoded by the coding sequence GTGCTGTCGCAGATCCGTGGGCTGTCAGGCCACTTCACCGAGGAATCACTGCGCTCCTACCTCATCGGTCGCTCGGTCAGGCTCGACGACGGCTGTCTGATCGTGCGCGGTTATGGCAGCCGGCGTGGCATCCACCAGAAGCTCGCTGGTCGAGCGTGGGCACACATCGCCGCCTACGTCGTGTTCCTCGGCGGGTACGACCCGGATCTCAATGTTCACCACCTCTGCGGCGTCCCCGACTGCATCGAGCCGACCCACCTGCAACAGCTGACCCATGCGGAGAACTGCCGCGGCCGCGCCCAGCCGCCGCAGTGCCGCAACGGTCATGACCGGGAGATCGACCCCGACACGCGGCGCTACCGCCGGGTGTGTCGGGAGTGCAACCGGCAGGCGCAGAAGCGGTGGCGGGACCGGCAGTCGGCCGAGGTGGCCCGGGCCCGGGCCGAGTACGGGCGCTCTCGGACCGATTGA
- a CDS encoding FxsA family protein, translating to MRRGLRYVPPAMLLALILELAVFVAVGRGIGFGSAVLLVFAASLVGLVLLRREGMRAWRRFRAGVEAGERPGPQVTDGLVGLLGALLLAAPGLVSGAVGVLLLVPPVRRVAGAGVRRVAERRMSSMVAADLFGPRRVRVRQGEPQPGPAHTGQPVTDPNRAIEGEIVEPRP from the coding sequence ATGCGTCGAGGACTGAGGTACGTGCCGCCGGCCATGCTGCTGGCGCTGATCCTGGAACTGGCGGTGTTCGTGGCGGTGGGCCGGGGCATCGGTTTCGGCTCGGCGGTGCTGCTGGTGTTCGCGGCGTCGCTGGTGGGGCTGGTGTTGCTGCGCCGCGAGGGGATGCGCGCCTGGCGCCGCTTCCGGGCCGGCGTCGAGGCGGGCGAGCGTCCGGGGCCGCAGGTGACCGACGGGCTGGTCGGGCTGCTCGGCGCGCTGCTGCTGGCCGCCCCCGGCCTGGTCAGCGGCGCGGTGGGCGTGCTGCTGCTGGTGCCGCCGGTGCGGCGGGTCGCCGGCGCCGGGGTGCGCCGGGTCGCCGAGCGGCGGATGTCGTCGATGGTGGCCGCGGACCTGTTCGGCCCGCGCCGCGTGCGGGTCCGGCAGGGGGAGCCGCAGCCCGGCCCGGCCCACACCGGACAACCGGTCACCGACCCCAACCGGGCCATCGAGGGTGAGATCGTCGAACCGCGCCCCTGA